The following are encoded together in the Bacillota bacterium genome:
- a CDS encoding outer membrane lipoprotein-sorting protein yields the protein MLGRGILLLGLLWYGAGFAMAQSQDINDYVQTRLHDLRATVKQQAANQRELEKINKDFANSYRIKQMTARYKEPSRMRLESKVGVVNVVYIINGNYKHVSAGPIKHTDDISNAPGKRQSLMDFGILTPSFMKLVNAKFLRYDQEGGVRYPVFELTWANSDDTSKHIVWMDGKTRTVVKRQWYNQQGKLMATFYYKNPVEAAPGIWVPTRVEVYNAEGKLGGVTTYVNLYVNEGLPDSLFQF from the coding sequence ATGCTCGGCAGAGGGATACTGTTGCTTGGTTTACTGTGGTATGGCGCCGGTTTTGCGATGGCGCAATCGCAGGATATTAACGATTACGTGCAGACCCGTCTGCACGACCTGCGTGCTACCGTCAAACAGCAGGCTGCCAACCAGCGCGAGCTGGAAAAGATAAATAAAGATTTCGCCAACTCATACCGCATCAAACAGATGACCGCCCGCTATAAAGAGCCGTCCAGGATGCGGCTGGAGAGCAAAGTGGGCGTGGTCAATGTGGTGTACATCATCAACGGCAACTACAAGCACGTCTCGGCAGGTCCCATCAAACACACCGACGACATTAGCAACGCACCGGGCAAGCGACAATCGCTGATGGATTTCGGAATCCTGACGCCCAGCTTCATGAAGCTGGTCAACGCGAAGTTCCTGCGCTACGATCAGGAGGGTGGCGTGCGCTACCCGGTGTTTGAGTTGACGTGGGCGAACTCCGACGACACTTCCAAACACATCGTGTGGATGGATGGTAAAACCCGCACGGTGGTCAAGCGGCAGTGGTATAACCAGCAGGGCAAGCTGATGGCAACCTTTTACTACAAGAACCCGGTAGAAGCCGCACCGGGCATCTGGGTACCCACGCGGGTAGAGGTGTACAACGCCGAAGGCAAGCTGGGCGGCGTCACCACCTACGTGAACCTGTACGTGAACGAAGGCTTGCCCGATAGCCTCTTCCAGTTCTAG
- a CDS encoding SDR family oxidoreductase, whose amino-acid sequence MSYIEELFSVKGKVALFTGGAGVLAGAIAKGLGRAGARIVLTDIAPLEVRLQELRQLGLEAYGYCMDVLDKADIERVAEQVKQEVGTVDVLLNAAGGNMPEASTSPDRRFFDLPVEALQQVVNLNLFGGAILPSQVFAKQMLENEAGGVIINFSSMSAFKPLTRVLGYSAAKAAVSNFTQWLAVHIAQEYSPKVRVNAIAPGFFLTKQNRYLLLDEAGNLTPRGQAIIAHTPMGRFGEPDDLVGTIIWLASPASAFVTGAVIPIDGGFSAFAGV is encoded by the coding sequence ATGAGCTATATCGAGGAGCTGTTCTCGGTGAAGGGTAAAGTGGCTTTGTTCACAGGTGGTGCCGGTGTGCTGGCAGGCGCCATTGCGAAAGGCCTCGGCAGGGCGGGAGCGCGCATCGTGCTGACCGACATCGCGCCGCTGGAGGTGCGTCTGCAAGAGTTGCGCCAGCTGGGTCTCGAGGCGTACGGCTACTGCATGGACGTGCTGGATAAAGCGGATATCGAGCGGGTGGCAGAGCAGGTGAAACAGGAGGTGGGCACGGTAGATGTTTTGTTGAACGCGGCGGGCGGCAATATGCCCGAAGCCTCCACCTCGCCTGACCGGCGTTTCTTCGACCTGCCCGTAGAAGCCCTGCAGCAGGTGGTGAACCTGAACCTGTTTGGCGGGGCGATACTGCCCAGTCAGGTATTTGCGAAGCAGATGCTGGAGAACGAGGCGGGCGGTGTCATCATCAACTTCTCGTCCATGTCGGCGTTCAAGCCGCTGACGCGCGTGCTGGGCTACTCCGCAGCGAAGGCGGCGGTGAGCAACTTCACGCAGTGGTTGGCGGTGCATATCGCGCAGGAGTACTCGCCCAAAGTGCGGGTCAACGCCATCGCGCCTGGCTTTTTCCTGACCAAGCAGAACCGCTACCTGCTGCTGGACGAAGCGGGCAACCTGACGCCGCGCGGGCAGGCAATCATCGCGCACACTCCGATGGGACGCTTTGGCGAACCGGACGACCTGGTAGGCACCATTATCTGGCTGGCGTCGCCGGCGAGCGCGTTTGTCACAGGAGCGGTTATTCCGATAGACGGGGGGTTCAGCGCGTTTGCGGGAGTGTAG